The DNA region CAGCTGCCACGGCCTGGTGAACACGCTGGTGTCGCGCGGCTACCTGGGGCCGGTCGGCGGCCCCAGGTCGTACTACCCATCGCGCCTGCTGTACGAACTCGGGCGCAACCTCCTCGCGCGGGACCCGGTGCTCTCCAAGGTGACACCCATCCTGGAGGTGCTGCGCGACAAGTGCGGCGAGACGGTGGTCCTGGGTCGCAGGCTGGACAAGTATGTCCAGTACGTCCATGTGCTGGAGGCCGCCAAGACCATCCGCTACACCGCGTCGGTGTCGGACCTTCGCTCGCTGCACTCCAGTGCATTGGGCAAGGCGCTGCTGGGCGCCCTCCCGGAAGAACGGCGCGCCGCCCTGGTGCAGACGCTGGACTACGAGCGCGTCACCCCCAACACGGTGCCCAATGCCAAGCGTTTGCTGGCAGACGTCGCCGCGGGCGAGGCGCGCGGGTGGCACATGACACAAGGCGAGAGCGTCGTCGACGTCGCCGCCGTGGCCAAGTGGGTGCTGCTCGGCGGCGAGCCCCACGCGGTCGCCATTGCCGGCCCGCTCAACCGCATGGCGCCCCTGATGGAGAAGCACGCGCGCCTGCTCACGGCCGCCAACACGGAGATGGCGGCAGCCACGTCCTGAAGGCAAGACTCAGTTCGAGTAGCGCCCGCCGGTCACGTGCAGCAGTTCACCGGTGATGAAGCCGGCGCGTTCGGAAGCCAGGAACAGCACGGCATCGGCAATGTCGCGCGGCACGCCCAGGCGCGGCATCGGCGTCGCCTTGAGCCACTTGTCGCGGATCGCGTCGTAGTTCGCCAGGCTGCGCATCAGCTCGGTCTCGACGAAGCCGGGCGCGATCG from Ramlibacter pinisoli includes:
- a CDS encoding IclR family transcriptional regulator; the encoded protein is MGLEKRVKAADRTLDLFEAFQKAGRPMSLSEIALAMDIPVSSCHGLVNTLVSRGYLGPVGGPRSYYPSRLLYELGRNLLARDPVLSKVTPILEVLRDKCGETVVLGRRLDKYVQYVHVLEAAKTIRYTASVSDLRSLHSSALGKALLGALPEERRAALVQTLDYERVTPNTVPNAKRLLADVAAGEARGWHMTQGESVVDVAAVAKWVLLGGEPHAVAIAGPLNRMAPLMEKHARLLTAANTEMAAATS